The proteins below are encoded in one region of Phaseolus vulgaris cultivar G19833 chromosome 1, P. vulgaris v2.0, whole genome shotgun sequence:
- the LOC137813733 gene encoding pentatricopeptide repeat-containing protein At3g26630, chloroplastic-like: MKVACCSPELNVPCLGTPRTRFGSEEAHLILQKCSNFKQLKQVHGRIIRFGLIYDQLLMRNLIQLSSSYGKLNYATLVFDQLNAPDTFTWNVMIRANTIGGSPKMALLLFKAMLSQGFAPDKFTYPFVISACVASNALDLGRLTHALAIKMGFWSDLYVQTNVMNLYFKCHEVDDGWKVFDKMRVRNVFAWTSVIAGFVACGSLDTARKLFEKMPSKNVVSWTAMIDGYVKHERPIEAFNLFERMLVDDVRPNEYTVVSLVRACTEMGSLKLGRRIHDFVLKNNFDLGPFLGTALIDMYSKCGSLDEARKVFDLMQVRTLATWNTMITSLGVHGFRDEAISLFEEMVKANEVPDAITFVGVLSACIYVNDTQLAQKYFNLMTDHYGITPILEHYTCMVEIYTRAVELDEFYTPGSALEANHDVAELLHKSKLTNIDDIKKLVQKQYEDLDASELVIDHSSMSSEPQLSSSRRLHIDIGQTST; encoded by the coding sequence ATGAAGGTCGCATGTTGTAGCCCAGAACTTAATGTTCCCTGCTTGGGAACCCCAAGAACAAGGTTTGGTTCCGAGGAAGCCCATCTGATTCTTCAAAAATGTAGCAATTTCAAGCAGCTTAAGCAAGTGCATGGCAGAATAATCCGTTTTGGTCTCATCTATGACCAATTGCTTATGAGGAATCTGATTCAGCTCTCTTCCTCTTATGGCAAATTGAACTATGCCACTCTGGTATTTGATCAACTCAATGCCCCAGATACCTTCACCTGGAATGTCATGATTAGAGCGAACACCATTGGTGGTTCTCCTAAAATGGCGCTTCTTTTGTTCAAGGCCATGCTTTCCCAGGGCTTTGCACCTGACAAGTTTACATACCCTTTTGTGATCAGTGCTTGCGTGGCCTCTAATGCCCTTGATTTGGGAAGACTGACCCATGCTCTTGCCATCAAAATGGGGTTTTGGAGTGACCTTTATGTGCAGACCAACGTGATGAATCTCTACTTCAAGTGCCACGAAGTGGATGATGGATGGAAGGTGTTTGATAAAATGCGCGTGCGCAACGTGTTCGCGTGGACCTCTGTGATTGCTGGGTTTGTTGCTTGTGGGAGTCTGGACACTGCTAGGAAACTGTTTGAGAAAATGCCTTCCAAGAATGTTGTGTCATGGACTGCAATGATTGATGGGTATGTGAAACATGAGCGACCCATTGAAGCATTTAATCTGTTTGAAAGAATGCTGGTTGATGATGTGAGGCCAAATGAGTATACTGTGGTGAGCTTGGTCAGAGCTTGTACTGAGATGGGTAGCCTCAAGTTGGGTAGAAGGATTCATGATTTTGTCCTCAAGAATAATTTTGATCTCGGGCCTTTCTTGGGTACCGCGCTTATAGATATGTATAGCAAGTGCGGCAGTTTGGATGAGGCAAGGAAAGTGTTTGATCTGATGCAGGTACGAACCTTGGCCACTTGGAATACAATGATCACTAGCTTGGGCGTGCACGGGTTTAGGGATGAAGCCATTTCCCTTTTTGAAGAAATGGTGAAGGCAAACGAGGTTCCGGATGCTATCACTTTCGTGGGTGTTCTGAGTGCCTGTATTTATGTGAATGACACGCAACTAGCTCAGAAGTATTTCAATCTTATGACTGATCATTATGGTATAACACCTATCTTGGAACACTATACATGCATGGTTGAAATTTATACTCGTGCTGTTGAGTTGGATGAGTTTTACACGCCAGGGAGCGCCTTAGAAGCTAATCATGATGTTGCAGAATTGCTCCACAAGAGCAAACTCACTAATATAGATGACATAAAAAAACTTGTACAAAAGCAATACGAGGATTTGGATGCCTCAGAACTAGTTATAGATCATTCATCCATGAGCTCTGAACCTCAACTCTCGAGCTCAAGGAGGCTGCATATTGATATCGGCCAAACAAGTACATAG
- the LOC137815634 gene encoding uncharacterized mitochondrial protein AtMg00810-like, producing MIDKTLFIKKANSEIILVQIYVDDIIFGATKDILSEEFVAAMQGEFEMSMMGELSFFLGLQVKESKDGIFLCQSKYCKEILKKFEIESCKEASTPMPSSCYMDVDAAGKRVYQTKYRGLIGSLLYLTTSRLDLMFAVGLCSRYQVNPKESHFKVAKRILKYLKGTINVGLWYPSYSPIHLIGYSDSDFAGCKLDRKSTNDTCHLLGSSLISWHSKKKACVALSTAEAEYIATGSCCAQILWLKQKLADFGLKISKVPLLCDNTSVINLTKNQI from the coding sequence atgattgACAAAACTCTTTTCATCAAGAAagcaaattctgaaattattttggtccaaatctatgttgatgacatcatttttggtgcTACCAAAGATATTTTGTCTGAGGAGTTTGTTGCTGCAatgcaaggtgagtttgaaatgtccatGATGGGAGAGCTTTCCTTCTTTCTTGGGCTTCAGGTTAAAGAATCAAAGGATGGAATTTTcttatgtcaatcaaagtattgcaaagaaatcCTCAAGAAATTTGAGATAGAGAGTTGCAAGGAAGCTAGCACACCTATGCCTTCAAGCTGTTATATGGATGTAGATGCTGCTGGAAAAAGGGtatatcaaacaaaatatagaggcTTAATTGGTTCTTTGCTCTATCTCACAACAAGTAGATTGGATCTCATGTTTGCCGTAGGTCTTTGTTCAAGATATCAAGtaaatccaaaggaatctcaCTTCAAGGTTGCCAAAAGGATTctcaaatatctcaaaggaactatcaatgttggtctatggtatccttcttACTCACCtatacatttaattggatattcagattctgactttgcagggtgtaagctaGACCGAAAAAGCACAAATGAcacttgtcatcttcttggatcaagtctcatttcttggcatagtaagaaaaaggcttgtgtagctctttccactgcagAAGCTGAATACATTGCTACTGGGAGCTGCTGTGCACAGATTCTTTGGCTTAAACAGAAGCTTGCAGATTTTGGATTGAAGATTAGCAAGGTTCCTTTGctttgtgacaacacaagtgttataaatctcaccaaaaatcagatttag